The Herbaspirillum sp. RTI4 genome has a segment encoding these proteins:
- a CDS encoding CapA family protein, with translation MLALIAALSVVSRSSHAQTKPETVSILFAGDIVLDGAPGKWIAEGKDPFASVAGILGSTDIRIANLECVVATSGKPSAKIFTFRADPHTLPVLRRYFDAVTIANNHSGDFGKAAFVEMLGHLDRQGVPHFGGGHDLREAHTPLILERKGIKIALLGYDEFMPRSFEADANEAGVAWSEQEQVVADIRRARQHYHADIVIPFMHWGWENEPHSNSRQRDLAHRMIEAGASAVIGAHPHVTQEVEIYQGKPIIYSLGNFVIDSLDNDPQTHGWIARLELTAKGVVGWDTRGADISEEGIPSPTPERITPCSEVDGAGIGSCSNRIVGFEGRH, from the coding sequence TTGCTCGCTTTAATTGCTGCTCTGAGCGTTGTTAGCCGCAGCAGTCACGCACAGACAAAGCCTGAGACTGTCAGTATTTTGTTTGCCGGCGATATCGTGCTGGACGGCGCGCCCGGAAAATGGATTGCGGAAGGCAAAGATCCGTTCGCCAGTGTCGCCGGGATACTCGGCAGTACCGATATCCGTATCGCCAACCTGGAATGCGTGGTGGCCACCAGCGGCAAGCCCAGCGCGAAAATTTTCACCTTCCGCGCCGATCCGCACACGCTGCCAGTTTTGCGCCGCTATTTCGACGCCGTCACGATTGCCAATAACCACTCGGGGGATTTCGGCAAAGCCGCGTTTGTAGAAATGCTCGGCCATCTTGATCGACAAGGCGTGCCGCATTTTGGCGGCGGACATGACTTGCGGGAAGCGCATACGCCGCTGATTCTGGAGCGCAAGGGCATAAAAATCGCACTGCTCGGTTACGACGAATTCATGCCGCGCAGTTTTGAGGCAGATGCGAATGAAGCGGGAGTGGCCTGGAGCGAACAAGAGCAAGTGGTCGCCGATATTCGCCGGGCGCGCCAGCACTACCATGCCGATATCGTGATTCCCTTCATGCACTGGGGCTGGGAAAATGAGCCGCATTCCAATTCGCGTCAGCGCGATTTAGCGCATCGCATGATCGAGGCGGGTGCCAGCGCGGTGATTGGCGCGCATCCGCATGTGACGCAGGAAGTGGAAATCTATCAGGGCAAACCCATCATCTACAGCCTGGGCAATTTTGTGATCGACTCGCTGGACAACGACCCGCAAACCCACGGCTGGATTGCACGTCTTGAGTTGACTGCAAAGGGCGTGGTCGGATGGGATACGCGGGGTGCTGATATCAGCGAGGAGGGGATACCGTCCCCGACGCCAGAGCGGATAACGCCGTGCAGCGAGGTGGACGGCGCGGGGATAGGTTCGTGTAGCAATCGGATTGTTGGGTTTGAGGGGCGGCATTAA
- a CDS encoding methyl-accepting chemotaxis protein — protein MFTFFGNLGIGRRLGLGFAGILFFSLITIVVSINRLNTVATAAGVLLHQPLAAERLISEWNRYIHSAVRRTQAIIKSSDPSLESFFAEDAKEGAQSSNELQKAVEGYMHTEQEKALINKIADIRKLYLASREEIMVLKRAGNLEAANVLLDQKFVPLSKTFVTAIAELGTEERRQIDVATAGIVDINIASRNLMLALGGVMLAFGLSCWWLLSRSITIPLERAVEAAKQVAAGDLTSRIDNSRRDETGQLLEALHQMSSSLSTLVGGVRTSTGTISVAAQQIAVGNADLSRRTETQASALEETASTMEELTSTVKQNADNARQANQLVVSASGVAIKGGNVVKQVVETMGSIKTSSSKIVDIIGVIDSIAFQTNILALNAAVEAARAGEQGRGFAVVASEVRSLAQRSASAAKEIKLLIDDSVGKVEQGSHLVDEAGRTMDEVVTSVQRVADIMGEITAASQEQSNGIEQINIAIAQMDEMTQQNSALVEEASAAAESMRDQAHVLLEEMSQFKIIGGVQSAAPVQRSVTVTVPSYQRTPIAKRVTPSRPTSVVNMAPRIISAKAVSKEIKKLPINNDGEWETF, from the coding sequence ATGTTCACATTTTTCGGTAATCTGGGTATCGGGCGCAGGCTCGGCCTGGGGTTTGCAGGCATCCTGTTTTTTTCGCTGATTACGATCGTCGTCAGTATTAACCGCCTCAATACCGTCGCGACTGCTGCGGGCGTGTTGCTGCATCAACCGCTGGCAGCGGAACGGTTGATTAGCGAATGGAATCGCTATATCCATTCGGCAGTGCGCCGGACCCAGGCCATCATCAAGAGCAGCGACCCGTCGCTGGAATCGTTTTTCGCTGAAGATGCGAAGGAGGGGGCGCAATCGTCCAATGAATTGCAAAAGGCCGTTGAAGGCTACATGCATACCGAGCAGGAAAAGGCCTTGATCAACAAGATCGCCGATATTCGCAAGCTGTATTTAGCCAGTCGCGAAGAAATCATGGTGCTGAAACGGGCGGGCAATCTCGAAGCGGCCAATGTGCTGCTCGATCAGAAATTTGTCCCCTTATCGAAAACCTTTGTCACCGCCATCGCAGAGCTGGGGACCGAAGAACGGCGTCAGATCGATGTGGCCACTGCAGGGATCGTGGACATCAATATCGCCAGCCGTAATCTGATGCTGGCATTGGGCGGGGTCATGCTTGCCTTTGGCCTAAGCTGCTGGTGGTTGCTGAGTCGCTCAATCACGATTCCGCTAGAGCGTGCGGTTGAAGCCGCAAAGCAAGTCGCTGCTGGCGATTTGACGTCCCGGATTGACAATAGCCGTCGTGACGAAACCGGGCAATTACTGGAAGCGCTGCACCAGATGAGCAGCAGCCTCTCGACATTAGTGGGTGGCGTGCGTACTTCGACCGGAACCATCTCGGTGGCCGCGCAGCAGATTGCCGTCGGCAATGCCGATCTGTCGCGTCGCACCGAAACGCAAGCGTCGGCCCTGGAAGAAACGGCTAGCACGATGGAAGAACTGACCAGCACCGTTAAGCAAAATGCGGACAATGCGCGCCAGGCCAATCAACTGGTGGTGTCGGCCAGTGGTGTGGCAATCAAGGGCGGTAACGTCGTCAAACAGGTGGTTGAGACGATGGGTTCGATCAAAACCAGTTCGAGCAAGATCGTCGATATCATCGGCGTCATCGACAGCATTGCCTTTCAAACCAATATTCTGGCTTTGAACGCGGCGGTCGAAGCGGCGCGTGCGGGCGAGCAGGGACGTGGCTTTGCGGTGGTCGCCAGTGAAGTGCGTTCATTGGCCCAGCGCTCGGCCTCGGCCGCCAAGGAAATCAAATTATTGATCGACGATTCGGTCGGTAAAGTGGAACAGGGCAGTCATCTGGTCGATGAAGCCGGGCGGACGATGGATGAGGTCGTCACCAGTGTCCAGCGGGTGGCCGATATCATGGGGGAGATCACCGCGGCGAGTCAGGAGCAAAGTAACGGTATTGAGCAAATCAATATCGCCATTGCCCAAATGGATGAAATGACCCAGCAAAACTCAGCGCTGGTTGAAGAAGCCTCGGCCGCAGCCGAGAGCATGCGTGATCAGGCGCATGTGCTGTTGGAGGAAATGAGTCAGTTCAAGATCATCGGAGGGGTGCAGTCGGCAGCACCGGTGCAGCGGTCGGTTACGGTTACGGTCCCATCCTATCAACGCACGCCGATCGCTAAACGCGTTACACCGTCGAGGCCGACGTCGGTAGTCAATATGGCGCCACGTATCATTTCAGCCAAAGCGGTATCGAAAGAGATCAAAAAGCTCCCCATTAATAATGACGGCGAATGGGAAACGTTTTAA
- a CDS encoding sn-glycerol-3-phosphate import ATP-binding protein UgpC: protein MATVELRNVEKNYAGAKAIHGVNVQVKDGEFVVIVGPSGCGKSTLLRMVAGLEEISGGEILIDDAVVNDKEPAERDIAMVFQNYALYPHMNVFDNMAYGLRIRGMSKDEIRQRVDAAAVILELGALLERRPGQLSGGQRQRVAMGRAIVREPKVFLFDEPLSNLDAKLRVQMRLEIKQLHARLGTTSLYVTHDQVEAMTLAQRMIVMNGGVAEQIGTPKEVYETPATTFVAGFMGSPPMNILDGLLTQEGAVFALSDSVSFRLPASVGSVGGMGSEAAQTYLLGIRPEHLTPAADGIPFQVQLVESLGAEYLVHGMCPGRTGDQRIVVRTTSDTMQAGQRLHLSAEANRLHWFDAATQRRVTR, encoded by the coding sequence ATGGCAACAGTCGAACTCAGGAATGTAGAAAAAAATTACGCAGGCGCGAAAGCGATCCACGGCGTCAATGTGCAGGTTAAAGACGGTGAATTTGTGGTCATCGTCGGCCCCTCGGGCTGCGGCAAATCGACCTTGTTGCGGATGGTGGCGGGTCTGGAAGAAATCAGCGGTGGGGAAATTCTGATCGACGACGCGGTCGTCAACGACAAGGAACCGGCCGAGCGCGATATCGCGATGGTGTTCCAGAACTACGCCTTGTATCCGCACATGAATGTGTTCGACAACATGGCTTATGGCCTGCGCATTCGCGGCATGTCGAAGGATGAGATCCGGCAGCGGGTCGATGCTGCCGCGGTCATTCTGGAACTGGGCGCGTTGCTGGAACGGCGGCCGGGACAGTTGTCCGGCGGTCAGCGCCAACGCGTCGCCATGGGCCGCGCCATTGTGCGGGAACCAAAAGTCTTTCTGTTCGACGAGCCACTCTCGAATCTGGACGCCAAACTGCGGGTGCAGATGCGGCTGGAAATCAAGCAACTGCACGCCCGACTTGGCACCACCAGTTTGTATGTGACGCACGATCAGGTGGAAGCGATGACGCTGGCGCAGCGCATGATCGTCATGAACGGCGGCGTGGCTGAACAAATCGGCACCCCTAAAGAAGTCTATGAAACCCCTGCGACGACGTTTGTTGCCGGTTTTATGGGATCGCCGCCGATGAATATTCTGGATGGACTGCTGACGCAAGAGGGTGCGGTGTTTGCGCTGTCCGACAGTGTCTCATTCCGTTTGCCAGCATCAGTTGGCAGTGTGGGAGGCATGGGCAGTGAGGCTGCACAAACGTATCTGCTGGGCATACGGCCTGAGCATCTCACCCCTGCGGCCGACGGCATTCCGTTTCAGGTGCAGTTGGTGGAATCGCTCGGTGCGGAATATCTGGTGCATGGCATGTGCCCTGGTCGCACAGGCGATCAGCGCATCGTGGTGCGCACGACTTCCGACACCATGCAGGCCGGACAGCGGCTGCATCTGAGTGCCGAGGCGAATCGTTTGCATTGGTTTGATGCGGCGACGCAACGGCGCGTAACGCGCTGA